Within Conexibacter woesei DSM 14684, the genomic segment GCGCCAGGGTGCCTCAGCCGACGATCTTGGCCTTGAGCCGTTGGAACTCCTCATCGGAAAGCGCGCCCTTGTCGCGCAGCTCGCTGAGCTTCGTCAGCTCGTCGGCTGGGGACGGGGCGACGTCGCGGATGTAGGCGTCGGTCGCCTGTTGGATCTCTCGCTGTTGGGCGATCGCGCGGTCGCGCATGCCGTTGCCGCGAAAGATCAGGTACACGAGCGCAGACACGAACGGCACGACGATCAGGAACAGGCACCAGAGCGCCTTCCAGCCACCGGACAGCTCATGGTCGCGGAAGAGGTCCATCACGATGGTGATGAACAGCCACACCCAGATCACGAAGAAGAAGATCTCCACGACGGTCAGCAGCGCGTGACCGAACGTGAAATC encodes:
- a CDS encoding SHOCT domain-containing protein, translated to MPLVFADFTFGHALLTVVEIFFFVIWVWLFITIVMDLFRDHELSGGWKALWCLFLIVVPFVSALVYLIFRGNGMRDRAIAQQREIQQATDAYIRDVAPSPADELTKLSELRDKGALSDEEFQRLKAKIVG